The genome window AAGCATGGATGAGGTACAAACCGTAGCTAATCCTTCCTATATATTGGCTAAATGGGTTTTCCAGTAGCCATTTTCCCACTCCTTTATACCCAATAACAGCTCCCCCTATGATAAAAGCCCCCATGACGGAAGCACAAAAACGATCCCACAAAGCCGGATACACTTTGTGAAATGACTCATTGTTCATAGATAAGGCCAACAGACAACTATATAAAGCTACACTGCTGATAATTAACCAGGTATTGCTAAATATTTTCTGAAAAAGCGTGGGCTTATATAAATACCAGTAAGCGAGCAGCGCGCCCAACCCGAAAGAATCCAGACAGGCCGGCGTGGCGACGTAGGATACCATCAACGGGAGTGGCCACCGATAAACCATATACCGAACAGCAAAACTAACCAACATGGTCCCTATTACCAGCCAGGGTACCAGGCGTTTAGGTAAGAAGAAAAGTACGAATGGTACGACCAGATACACTTGCTCCTCCACCGCCAGCGACCAGAAATGATCAATGCTCCCAAGCCAGGTTCTATGAATAATCATGTAAATATTGGTCGCATACAAGGCGCTCCAGACCAAAGTTTCACGAACGGGTGGCACATTCAGGACGGCAAGAAGAATCAGAATCGCGTAGTAGAGCGGAAAAATGCGTAGCGTCCGACGAATATAAAACGTTTTAATGTATCGCTTAAACCCACCCTGCTGACCAGCAAGCTTTTCTTTGCTGGTCAGCAAGATTCGGGTAATAAGAAAGCCACTCAGGACAAAAAATAGTGTTACG of Tellurirhabdus bombi contains these proteins:
- a CDS encoding acyltransferase family protein, giving the protein MAVNQTNYLPQLDGLRCLAVLFVLLEHWLGARNILPLGPLGVTLFFVLSGFLITRILLTSKEKLAGQQGGFKRYIKTFYIRRTLRIFPLYYAILILLAVLNVPPVRETLVWSALYATNIYMIIHRTWLGSIDHFWSLAVEEQVYLVVPFVLFFLPKRLVPWLVIGTMLVSFAVRYMVYRWPLPLMVSYVATPACLDSFGLGALLAYWYLYKPTLFQKIFSNTWLIISSVALYSCLLALSMNNESFHKVYPALWDRFCASVMGAFIIGGAVIGYKGVGKWLLENPFSQYIGRISYGLYLIHAFVYNAFYMNYDFVLMSPWNEWVAAIPALDNWILLKLAYCLSITVVLASLSWYLLENPINRLKDKLT